The Candidatus Sulfotelmatobacter sp. genomic sequence CGCTCGTCATTGCCGCCGCCGAGGCCGGCGCCGCGATGGCGGCCCACCGCGTCGATTTCGTCGATGAAGATGATGCAGGGCGCGTTCTTCTTCGCCTGCTCGAACATGTCGCGCACGCGGGAAGCGCCGACGCCGACGAACATCTCGACGAAGTCGGAGCCGGAAATGGTGAAGAACGGCACATTGGCTTCGCCGGCGACCGCGCGCGCGATCAAGGTCTTGCCGGTGCCCGGCGGGCCGACCAGCAAGACGCCGCGCGGAATGCGTCCGCCCAGGCGCTGGAATTTGCCGGGATCGCGCAGGAATTCGACGATCTCCTGCAGATCCTGCTTGGCCTCGTCGACGCCGGCGACGTCCTCGAAGGTGACGCGGCCGTGCGCTTCGGCGAGCAGCTTGGCGCGCGACTTGCCGAAGCCGAGCGCCTTGCCGCCGGCGCCTTGCATCTGGCGCGACAGGAAGATCCACACGCCGATCAGCGCGATGAAAGGCAGCCAGGAGACGAGCAGCGAGACGAACCACGGCACGTTGTCCGACGGCGGCCGCGCGGTGATGGAGACGCCCTTGGCGTAGAGCTTCTGGATCAGCTGCGGGTCGTTCGGCGCATAGGTCTGGAAGGCGGTGCCGTTCGAGAAGGTGCCGTGGATTTCCGGACCCTGGATGACGACATCGCGCACGCGGCCCTGGTCGACCTCGTTGAGCAGCTGCGAGAAGGAGATGTCCTGCGACGAGGTGCGCTGACCCGGGTTCTGGAAGAGCGTGAACAGGGCGAGCAGCAGCAGGACAATGATCACCCAGAGGGCGAAATTACGGAGATTGGCGTTCATCAGGCGTTCCTAACGGGCCGCGCGTTCCGGCGCCTGCGGCCTTCATTTCGTGCCCAGCTTTCGGGGCGAATTAACGTCCGACCCGGACCACAATGTAGGCAGCGCGGGCCGGCAAGGAAAGGCCCCGATTCTCAAACATTCTAGCGCGCTTTTGCCCGCTTGGCCTCAACCGATCGGCGCGTGGTTAAGCGTCTGCCTCGCCGCGGCGGAGCCCTCTCTACCAGGATTTGACCGCCAGCCAATGTGACAAGAGCGCCGGCCAGAGTGCGGCGAAACGGCTGGTTTTCGCCCGTTTGCGCGGCATCGAGGGCGGATTTCAGCGTTTCCAGCTTGGCCAGCTCGACCGGACCCTCGTCGCCGAGCGCCCCGATGGCACGGCCGAGCAGGCGCAGCGCCACCTCGTCGGGCAGGCCAGCGACGCGGCGGGCTTC encodes the following:
- a CDS encoding ATP-dependent metallopeptidase FtsH/Yme1/Tma family protein, which codes for MNANLRNFALWVIIVLLLLALFTLFQNPGQRTSSQDISFSQLLNEVDQGRVRDVVIQGPEIHGTFSNGTAFQTYAPNDPQLIQKLYAKGVSITARPPSDNVPWFVSLLVSWLPFIALIGVWIFLSRQMQGAGGKALGFGKSRAKLLAEAHGRVTFEDVAGVDEAKQDLQEIVEFLRDPGKFQRLGGRIPRGVLLVGPPGTGKTLIARAVAGEANVPFFTISGSDFVEMFVGVGASRVRDMFEQAKKNAPCIIFIDEIDAVGRHRGAGLGGGNDER